One genomic region from Fictibacillus marinisediminis encodes:
- the spoIIIAG gene encoding stage III sporulation protein AG produces the protein MAGKSKGSLQKILDLLPGGNGKKGPPPYIWLLLLLGFAIMIASKIFTPPSSENGSLPTAAIKAPEEAKTVFKSSGTSTSKKFRAYEDNYETQLKDILEQISGVKKVRVMVTLDTTEIKEIEKNERRQNQTTKETDKNGGERTINDIKTDEEVVTIKSGDEERPIIITTEKPKVRGVIVAAEGAENLRIKEMIIDAVTKVFDIGSDRVSVIPKKFEGE, from the coding sequence ATGGCGGGTAAGAGTAAGGGATCGCTTCAAAAAATATTGGACCTGCTTCCCGGCGGCAACGGCAAAAAAGGGCCGCCTCCTTATATCTGGCTTCTTCTGCTGCTTGGTTTTGCCATTATGATCGCAAGTAAAATTTTTACCCCGCCATCTTCGGAGAACGGTAGCTTGCCGACGGCTGCTATAAAGGCGCCGGAAGAAGCAAAAACCGTATTTAAATCCTCCGGGACCTCTACTTCAAAGAAGTTCAGAGCTTACGAAGATAACTATGAAACACAGTTGAAAGACATTTTAGAACAGATCTCCGGTGTTAAGAAGGTCAGGGTGATGGTTACTCTTGATACTACGGAGATCAAGGAGATTGAAAAGAACGAGAGAAGGCAAAATCAGACGACCAAAGAAACGGATAAGAACGGCGGAGAGCGAACGATCAATGACATCAAAACCGATGAAGAAGTGGTGACGATTAAAAGCGGTGATGAAGAACGGCCCATCATCATAACGACGGAGAAGCCTAAAGTCCGTGGTGTAATCGTGGCTGCAGAGGGTGCGGAAAACCTGCGCATAAAGGAAATGATCATAGATGCGGTTACAAAAGTATTTGATATTGGAAGCGACAGAGTATCAGTGATACCGAAAAAATTTGAGGGGGAATAA
- a CDS encoding SpoIIIAH-like family protein — protein sequence MLLKKQTVWLLTMLSLIIVLSVYYITAPGSGDDLAYLEKGKNTVSSKQEQAAKNKKGSEAAVTSAAGDDLFTALRMKRDESRDELSSKYTAAIASPNATAEVQTEALAKISELQSLTMKESTLETLIKTMGYDDALVNTMDDEVRIIVKGKHSSKEAVKIMKKAEEQLGNKQVAVEFQKPAK from the coding sequence ATGCTATTAAAGAAACAAACTGTTTGGCTATTAACAATGCTTAGCTTGATCATCGTCCTGTCCGTATACTATATCACCGCTCCAGGATCGGGAGATGACCTTGCTTATTTAGAAAAGGGAAAAAATACAGTGTCATCTAAGCAGGAGCAGGCAGCAAAGAACAAGAAAGGATCTGAAGCAGCCGTTACAAGCGCTGCAGGAGATGATTTATTTACCGCTCTCCGCATGAAGAGAGACGAATCACGCGACGAACTTAGCAGCAAGTATACAGCGGCTATCGCTTCACCAAATGCTACAGCCGAGGTTCAAACGGAAGCGCTTGCTAAAATTTCAGAACTGCAGTCCCTGACCATGAAAGAATCTACATTGGAAACCTTGATTAAAACAATGGGCTACGATGATGCTCTCGTAAATACGATGGATGATGAAGTCAGAATCATTGTAAAAGGAAAACATTCTTCTAAAGAAGCGGTTAAGATTATGAAAAAGGCTGAAGAACAGCTGGGGAACAAGCAAGTGGCTGTTGAGTTTCAAAAACCTGCAAAGTAA
- the spoIIIAA gene encoding stage III sporulation protein AA, which produces MENVMAVLPEAVCKLIINYPKEQLDQLEEIRFRLQKPLELIINGKPEYPSTGSGYYIVRPEDGVQLINKLSRYSLYALEEELKRGYITIKGGHRVGLAGKVITEKGEVKAIRDIGSYNIRIARQKIGSADPFLSDLYHNRRWLNTLIVGAPQTGKTTLLRDLARAVSAGWPEKNIPSSKVGIVDERSEIAGSVKGVPQFVLGQRVDVLDACPKAEGMMMMIRSMSPEVLIVDEIGRKEDVDAILEAMNAGVGMMMTVHGHSLEEALRRPAISPLADMKLFDRYIELTRTGKPGTVRGIYDENRKRISAEMKSRA; this is translated from the coding sequence TTGGAAAATGTAATGGCCGTGTTGCCGGAAGCTGTCTGTAAATTGATTATAAATTACCCGAAGGAGCAGTTAGATCAACTTGAGGAAATCCGTTTTCGATTGCAAAAACCGCTCGAGCTGATCATTAATGGCAAACCTGAATACCCTTCTACCGGCAGCGGATATTATATCGTTCGTCCGGAAGATGGCGTTCAGCTGATCAATAAGCTAAGCCGGTATTCCCTTTATGCTCTGGAAGAAGAACTGAAGAGAGGCTATATCACCATCAAAGGCGGACACCGGGTGGGTCTCGCGGGTAAAGTGATCACGGAAAAAGGTGAAGTAAAAGCGATTAGAGATATCGGTTCTTATAACATCCGTATCGCCAGACAAAAAATCGGAAGCGCTGATCCTTTCCTCTCGGATCTCTACCATAACCGCCGGTGGCTGAACACATTGATCGTGGGAGCGCCTCAGACAGGAAAAACAACGCTGCTGCGGGATCTTGCAAGAGCGGTAAGTGCAGGATGGCCGGAAAAGAATATACCATCCAGCAAAGTAGGCATTGTTGATGAACGCTCAGAGATTGCAGGGAGTGTGAAGGGGGTTCCGCAGTTTGTATTGGGACAAAGAGTGGACGTGCTCGATGCCTGTCCCAAAGCGGAAGGCATGATGATGATGATCCGGTCGATGAGCCCGGAAGTGCTGATTGTTGATGAGATCGGAAGAAAAGAAGATGTGGATGCCATTCTGGAAGCGATGAACGCTGGGGTAGGAATGATGATGACCGTTCACGGACACTCCCTTGAAGAAGCGCTCCGGCGTCCTGCCATTTCCCCTCTTGCTGATATGAAGCTTTTTGACAGGTACATTGAACTGACAAGGACAGGCAAGCCTGGCACCGTCCGAGGGATCTATGATGAGAACAGGAAGCGTATCTCTGCAGAAATGAAGAGCAGGGCATGA
- the spoIIIAD gene encoding stage III sporulation protein AD, with amino-acid sequence MEILQIVGLGLIGTFLALILKEQKTSFAFLLTLVVGITIFLFLIDQIALVLRMLEHLAEEAHINLMYVETIMKIIGIAYIAEFGSQITRDAGQGAIAAKIELAGKILILVMAIPILSIIIETVINLIPK; translated from the coding sequence ATTGAGATTCTTCAAATTGTAGGATTAGGTTTAATAGGTACGTTTCTTGCCCTCATTCTGAAAGAACAAAAAACGTCCTTTGCCTTTTTGCTTACCCTCGTTGTAGGAATTACGATCTTTCTATTCTTAATCGATCAGATTGCTCTAGTGTTAAGGATGCTGGAGCACCTGGCTGAAGAAGCACATATCAATCTTATGTACGTTGAAACAATCATGAAGATCATCGGTATTGCGTATATTGCCGAGTTCGGTTCACAGATTACGAGGGACGCCGGGCAGGGTGCAATTGCTGCCAAGATCGAACTTGCGGGCAAAATTCTCATTCTTGTCATGGCGATCCCGATCTTGTCTATCATTATTGAGACAGTCATTAACTTGATTCCGAAGTAG
- the spoIIIAE gene encoding stage III sporulation protein AE: MKTVQRDLLSKKLIFLFLLLYGLYTWNNGVQPARASSITKNIMDDQLSKLGVEDIKEYWTTIMTDYGGFLPETQKGSLMEFIKGEKDFSIKAWALGILKYLFYEVLIQGKLLGTLILLTVFSMLLQTIQNAFEHHAISKVAYSIIYMVLIILALNSFHIAMQYAQEAISTMMNFMMALVPLLLALMATVGSVTSVAFFHPVIVFLVNSSGLLINNFVLPLLFLSALLSIVSTLSEHHKVTQLAMLLRSIGMGALAVFFTVFLSVISVQGATTAVADGITVKTAKFITGNFIPVVGRMFTDATDTVMSASVLLKNTVGIAGVAILFLLAVFPAIKVLALGFIYSFAAAVLQPLGGGPIIECLGIIGKSVLYIFAALATVSIMFFLAVTVIVAAGNLSLMIR, translated from the coding sequence ATGAAGACGGTACAGCGGGATTTATTATCCAAGAAATTAATCTTTTTATTTCTTTTGTTATATGGACTCTATACATGGAACAATGGAGTGCAGCCGGCCAGAGCCTCTTCCATCACCAAAAACATCATGGATGATCAGCTGTCCAAGCTTGGAGTAGAGGATATTAAAGAATATTGGACAACCATTATGACAGACTATGGAGGCTTTTTGCCGGAAACGCAAAAAGGGTCTCTGATGGAATTCATAAAAGGAGAAAAAGATTTTAGTATAAAGGCATGGGCATTAGGCATTTTAAAATATTTATTCTATGAAGTTCTTATTCAAGGGAAGCTGCTTGGCACGCTCATTTTACTGACTGTTTTCAGCATGCTGCTGCAGACGATCCAAAATGCTTTTGAGCACCATGCCATCAGCAAGGTCGCATACTCTATCATCTATATGGTATTGATCATCCTTGCGTTAAACAGCTTTCACATCGCCATGCAATATGCCCAGGAAGCGATCAGCACGATGATGAACTTTATGATGGCTCTCGTTCCTCTCCTGCTCGCTCTGATGGCCACAGTCGGAAGTGTGACATCGGTTGCATTTTTTCACCCGGTCATCGTGTTTCTGGTCAATTCGAGCGGTCTTTTGATCAACAATTTTGTTCTCCCCCTATTATTCCTGTCGGCCTTGCTAAGCATTGTGAGCACACTGTCTGAGCATCATAAGGTCACCCAGCTGGCAATGCTGCTGAGATCTATTGGAATGGGGGCGCTGGCTGTTTTTTTTACGGTTTTTCTAAGTGTGATCAGTGTACAGGGAGCGACGACAGCGGTAGCTGACGGAATTACGGTAAAAACCGCCAAATTTATCACCGGCAACTTCATCCCGGTCGTGGGCCGGATGTTCACGGATGCGACGGATACAGTCATGAGTGCCTCAGTACTATTGAAAAATACAGTGGGTATTGCAGGCGTTGCCATCTTGTTTCTCCTGGCTGTTTTTCCAGCCATTAAAGTACTTGCTCTAGGGTTTATCTACAGTTTTGCAGCTGCAGTCCTTCAGCCGCTGGGAGGCGGACCGATCATCGAATGCCTGGGTATTATCGGAAAAAGCGTGCTGTATATTTTTGCAGCCCTGGCAACTGTCTCCATCATGTTCTTTCTTGCGGTAACGGTTATTGTAGCAGCAGGAAATCTATCATTAATGATCCGTTAG
- the nusB gene encoding transcription antitermination factor NusB, with amino-acid sequence MKRRLAREKAFQSLFQIEVSDIEPEAAIAHVLEEGEKEDEFLHSLVFGTVENKQEIDEIIANHLENWSFSRLANVEKAVLRLAVYEMQFHGDIPVNVSMNEAIELAKIFGGEESGRFVNGVLVKIVQHFSK; translated from the coding sequence ATGAAACGTAGACTTGCAAGAGAAAAGGCATTTCAGTCTTTATTCCAAATCGAGGTCAGTGATATTGAACCGGAAGCTGCAATCGCACATGTTTTGGAAGAAGGAGAAAAAGAGGACGAATTTCTTCATTCCCTCGTGTTTGGTACGGTTGAAAACAAACAGGAGATAGATGAAATCATCGCCAATCATTTGGAGAACTGGAGCTTCTCCCGTTTAGCGAACGTTGAAAAGGCAGTACTGCGCCTCGCAGTTTACGAAATGCAGTTTCATGGGGATATTCCCGTTAATGTATCCATGAATGAAGCGATCGAACTTGCAAAGATCTTCGGAGGAGAAGAGTCAGGCCGTTTTGTCAACGGTGTTCTCGTAAAGATTGTCCAGCATTTTTCAAAATAG
- the accC gene encoding acetyl-CoA carboxylase biotin carboxylase subunit, producing MIKKLLVANRGEIAVRIIRACKELNIETVAVYSEADKDALHVRLADEAYCIGPKSSKDSYLNFTNIMSTAMLTGSDAIHPGYGFLAENADFAEICAECNVTFVGPSAEAINKMGIKDVARATMKEAGVPIVPGSNGIISGKEEAIELAEEIGYPVIIKATAGGGGKGIRIAKTEAELIKGISITQQEAATAFGNPGVYIEKFIEDFRHVEIQVLADNYGNVIHLGERDCSIQRRLQKLLEETPSPAISPEKREEMGSAAVRAAEAVNYSGAGTVEFIFDHNNGDFYFMEMNTRIQVEHPVTEMVTGIDLIKQQIRVASGEHLSVSQEDIEFQGWSIECRINAENPEKNFMPSAGKIEMYLPPGGLGVRVDSAAYPGYTIPPYYDSMIAKVITYGNTRQEAIDRMKRALNEFVIEGVHTTIPFHLRLLNHATFVNGDFNTKFLEIHDLTSKSVN from the coding sequence ATGATTAAAAAGCTGTTAGTTGCCAACCGGGGAGAAATTGCGGTCCGGATCATCAGAGCATGTAAAGAATTAAACATAGAAACGGTCGCTGTGTACTCAGAAGCGGACAAGGATGCGCTGCATGTGCGTTTAGCGGATGAAGCGTATTGCATTGGGCCTAAGTCTTCTAAAGACAGCTATTTAAACTTCACCAACATCATGAGTACGGCGATGCTGACAGGCAGTGATGCCATTCATCCAGGCTACGGATTTTTAGCGGAGAATGCTGATTTTGCTGAGATTTGTGCTGAATGCAATGTTACGTTTGTCGGGCCGAGCGCTGAAGCCATTAATAAAATGGGCATCAAAGACGTTGCCCGTGCAACGATGAAAGAAGCGGGTGTGCCGATCGTACCTGGTTCAAACGGAATTATTTCGGGTAAAGAAGAAGCAATTGAACTTGCGGAAGAAATTGGTTATCCTGTTATTATTAAAGCCACTGCCGGGGGCGGAGGAAAGGGTATCCGTATCGCAAAGACGGAGGCGGAACTGATTAAAGGCATCTCCATTACCCAGCAGGAAGCCGCAACAGCATTTGGAAACCCGGGAGTTTACATTGAAAAGTTCATTGAAGATTTCCGTCATGTTGAAATTCAGGTTCTTGCTGATAATTACGGAAATGTTATCCACCTTGGCGAAAGGGACTGCAGTATTCAGAGACGGCTGCAGAAGCTATTAGAAGAAACACCATCACCGGCCATCTCACCGGAAAAGCGTGAGGAGATGGGAAGTGCCGCTGTGAGGGCCGCAGAAGCGGTAAACTATTCAGGGGCCGGAACGGTTGAGTTTATCTTCGATCATAACAACGGTGATTTTTACTTCATGGAAATGAACACCCGAATCCAGGTTGAACATCCGGTAACAGAGATGGTAACTGGCATTGATTTGATCAAACAGCAGATTCGTGTCGCTTCTGGTGAACATTTAAGTGTTTCGCAGGAAGACATTGAATTCCAGGGCTGGTCTATCGAGTGCCGGATTAACGCAGAGAATCCTGAAAAGAATTTTATGCCGTCTGCAGGCAAGATTGAAATGTACCTGCCTCCGGGCGGGTTGGGAGTCCGAGTGGATTCAGCCGCATATCCGGGCTACACGATTCCTCCGTATTATGATTCCATGATTGCGAAGGTGATCACATATGGCAATACGAGACAAGAAGCAATCGACCGAATGAAAAGGGCATTGAATGAGTTTGTTATTGAAGGCGTGCATACCACTATTCCGTTCCATCTGCGCCTTTTAAATCATGCCACTTTTGTGAACGGCGACTTTAATACTAAGTTTTTAGAAATTCACGACTTGACGTCAAAGTCTGTAAATTAG
- the spoIIIAB gene encoding stage III sporulation protein SpoIIIAB, producing MNWFGAVLILLSTTWIGFGMAKKVRERPKQLRQLKVGLQSLEAEIMYGLIPLDEAFLHLSTQLKGPVAEFFLDVSNRLEESASSVLEAWESGLAGLCDASAFKKEEIEILRQFGSTLGRHDRENQQRQIKLTLAHLERELSEANEAQLKYERMYKSLGILAGLLLIILLF from the coding sequence ATGAACTGGTTTGGAGCGGTACTTATTCTACTGTCGACTACGTGGATCGGTTTTGGGATGGCTAAAAAAGTAAGAGAAAGGCCGAAACAGCTTAGACAGCTGAAAGTAGGCCTCCAATCGCTGGAGGCAGAAATCATGTACGGCCTCATTCCGCTTGATGAAGCCTTCCTCCATCTCAGTACCCAGCTGAAAGGGCCGGTTGCCGAATTTTTTCTCGATGTATCGAATCGGCTGGAGGAATCGGCTTCTTCTGTACTGGAGGCTTGGGAGAGTGGTTTAGCCGGTCTGTGCGATGCCTCTGCCTTTAAAAAAGAGGAGATTGAGATCCTCAGGCAGTTCGGCTCAACCCTTGGGAGACACGACCGGGAAAACCAGCAAAGACAAATCAAGTTAACACTCGCACATCTGGAGAGAGAACTTTCTGAAGCGAACGAAGCACAGTTGAAATATGAAAGAATGTACAAGAGTCTCGGTATTCTTGCGGGGCTGCTTCTCATCATCTTATTGTTCTAG
- the spoIIIAF gene encoding stage III sporulation protein AF: MNFLTDWISNIVLIILLAVIVDLLIPNSSFQKYIKMVVGLLLILAILNPILKIAGSNVDKVFEAIGVEHKFNENDIKNSIEKNKREIQDSQSAYILEQTRVHMENLVKEELKANYGVTILSLQLIPKNGPAQGKLKANDIDSVHVIIGQGGDSKDIMVPAVKNVEINADQPVQKEKETQIKANPVQTFLAKKWQMKKENVLISTEGGEENGG; the protein is encoded by the coding sequence ATGAATTTTTTGACAGACTGGATTTCAAATATCGTTCTGATCATTCTCCTTGCTGTCATCGTAGATTTGCTCATACCCAATAGCAGTTTTCAAAAATATATCAAAATGGTGGTCGGACTGCTTCTGATCCTGGCGATCCTCAACCCGATACTAAAAATTGCTGGATCCAATGTGGACAAAGTATTCGAGGCGATCGGTGTTGAGCACAAGTTCAATGAGAATGATATAAAAAATTCGATAGAAAAGAATAAAAGAGAAATACAAGACTCCCAGTCTGCATATATTTTAGAACAAACGCGTGTCCACATGGAAAACCTAGTAAAAGAGGAGTTGAAGGCAAACTATGGTGTAACGATACTAAGTCTGCAATTGATCCCTAAAAATGGACCTGCTCAAGGTAAGCTGAAAGCAAATGACATAGATTCAGTCCATGTCATCATCGGGCAGGGCGGAGATAGTAAAGACATAATGGTACCGGCTGTCAAGAATGTGGAAATAAACGCAGATCAACCTGTCCAGAAAGAAAAAGAAACGCAAATTAAAGCTAATCCTGTTCAAACGTTCCTAGCAAAGAAATGGCAGATGAAAAAAGAGAACGTACTGATCTCTACGGAAGGAGGAGAGGAAAATGGCGGGTAA
- a CDS encoding exodeoxyribonuclease VII small subunit has translation MAEKNNITFEEAMEKLEQIVERLEEGDVPLEESIELFQQGMALSKVCHSKLQNIEKKMDTIMKDNGDAAPFIIQEEDQ, from the coding sequence ATGGCTGAAAAAAATAATATTACCTTTGAAGAAGCAATGGAAAAGCTTGAACAAATCGTTGAGCGTTTGGAAGAAGGGGATGTTCCTCTAGAAGAGAGCATAGAACTGTTTCAGCAGGGAATGGCTCTTTCGAAAGTATGCCATTCTAAACTGCAGAACATTGAAAAGAAAATGGATACCATCATGAAAGATAATGGAGATGCTGCACCGTTTATCATTCAGGAAGAAGATCAATAA
- the accB gene encoding acetyl-CoA carboxylase biotin carboxyl carrier protein — MFKIQEIRELIKLIDKSSIDEFQYENDGEKIVLKKNETSVQQGYEPADAPAAIQAAPLAPAASAAPEASVPAEAPVTEKKEDANLHKIESPMVGTFYASPSPENPAYVKSGDKVSKDSIVCIIEAMKLFNEIEAEVNGEIVEILVENGQLVEYGQPLFLVKAE, encoded by the coding sequence GTGTTTAAAATACAAGAAATCCGAGAATTGATTAAACTAATTGACAAATCCAGTATTGACGAATTCCAATATGAAAATGACGGTGAAAAAATCGTCCTAAAGAAAAATGAAACGAGTGTACAGCAAGGATATGAACCAGCTGATGCACCGGCTGCCATTCAGGCAGCGCCGCTTGCTCCTGCAGCTTCTGCAGCTCCTGAAGCTTCAGTTCCGGCAGAAGCTCCTGTTACTGAGAAAAAGGAAGATGCCAACTTACATAAGATTGAATCTCCAATGGTTGGTACGTTTTACGCATCTCCATCACCAGAAAACCCTGCTTATGTAAAATCAGGAGATAAAGTCAGCAAAGACTCCATCGTATGTATTATTGAGGCGATGAAGCTGTTTAATGAAATTGAAGCAGAAGTAAACGGGGAAATCGTAGAAATCCTTGTTGAAAACGGGCAGCTCGTTGAGTATGGACAGCCCCTCTTTTTAGTGAAAGCGGAATAG
- a CDS encoding polyprenyl synthetase family protein, with translation MDIQHYLQGKRQLINDHLPSFLAEKSIPGPLKDSMLYSLQAGGKRLRPILTLAVLDAFGKNSEAGLEAACALEMVHTYSLIHDDLPCMDDDDYRRGKPTNHKTFGEATAILAGDALLTFSFQMIAGSSTYTPVQKVALLTILSEASGAEGMVAGQAVDMESENQELTLEELQSIHERKTGRLLEASVLFGAVLADADAEEFERLGAFSRHLGIAFQIQDDILDVTGDSQLMGKQAGSDEHNYKSTYPKLLTLEGAKIQLAHHIKLAKDNLRKTKVDLVILEGITDYIVNRNH, from the coding sequence ATGGATATCCAACATTACCTGCAAGGCAAAAGGCAGCTCATCAATGATCATCTCCCTTCCTTTTTAGCTGAAAAATCCATTCCTGGTCCATTAAAAGATTCCATGCTCTATTCGCTTCAAGCAGGAGGAAAACGGCTGAGACCCATCTTGACATTGGCTGTTCTTGATGCGTTCGGAAAGAATTCGGAAGCTGGTCTTGAAGCCGCCTGTGCACTGGAGATGGTGCATACATATTCATTGATCCATGATGATCTTCCTTGTATGGATGATGATGATTACAGGAGGGGCAAGCCGACCAACCATAAAACTTTCGGAGAAGCGACAGCCATACTGGCAGGGGATGCACTGTTAACGTTCAGTTTTCAGATGATTGCTGGCAGCAGCACGTATACCCCGGTACAGAAAGTGGCCCTTCTTACCATTCTGTCAGAAGCATCCGGGGCAGAGGGAATGGTCGCCGGACAAGCAGTGGATATGGAATCAGAAAATCAGGAACTTACGCTTGAGGAACTGCAATCGATCCATGAAAGGAAAACTGGGCGATTGCTTGAAGCATCTGTTCTTTTTGGCGCTGTACTGGCAGATGCGGATGCTGAAGAATTCGAGCGCCTCGGAGCGTTCAGCCGGCATCTGGGAATCGCTTTCCAGATACAGGATGATATTCTTGATGTGACCGGCGATTCCCAGCTCATGGGCAAACAAGCGGGAAGCGATGAACATAACTATAAAAGCACCTATCCAAAACTTCTGACTCTTGAGGGAGCCAAAATACAGCTAGCTCATCATATCAAGCTGGCTAAAGATAATCTTCGGAAAACAAAAGTGGATCTGGTTATACTTGAAGGGATCACGGATTATATTGTAAATAGAAACCACTAG
- the xseA gene encoding exodeoxyribonuclease VII large subunit — MQNDRYVTISSVTRYIKRVFEEDDNLNNVWVRGELSNVKRHSRGHLYFTLKDEQSRVNAVMFAGNNRFLSFQPEDGMKVLIQGEISVYEPQGQYQLYARTMKKDGVGNLFLAYEELKKKLETEGLFESSRKKKIPSFPDEIGVITSPTGAAVRDILTTIKRRFPISKVTVYPVLVQGAGAAASIANAIEKANRGSANVLIVGRGGGSIEELWAFNEELVARAIYQSSIPVISAVGHETDFTIADFVADLRAPTPTAAAELAVPHIAELEDRLAQRKLRLTRAMGDQISQNRQQLSRLQKSYAFRYPDQLIKQKEVELDRVLEAMTREMQRNIERQKNRISQNQKQLSYFSPGDQILKLKEKQLKLRKSLIRYMEQQVKGGQSGFQSKLSRLNALSPLAVMERGYSLVYTEDEQLVKKVSQVQPGDTIKVRLQDGKLDCQVWGLEEKNNG; from the coding sequence ATGCAAAATGACCGTTATGTAACGATAAGTTCAGTTACCCGTTACATTAAGCGGGTATTCGAAGAAGATGACAACCTCAATAACGTCTGGGTCCGCGGAGAACTATCCAATGTCAAACGACATAGCCGCGGTCATTTGTATTTCACACTAAAAGACGAACAAAGCAGAGTCAATGCCGTGATGTTTGCCGGCAATAACCGCTTTCTTTCTTTTCAGCCCGAAGATGGGATGAAGGTACTGATTCAGGGCGAAATCTCGGTATATGAACCGCAGGGCCAATACCAGCTGTATGCCCGGACTATGAAAAAAGACGGAGTAGGAAATTTGTTTCTGGCTTATGAAGAGCTGAAAAAAAAGCTCGAAACGGAGGGTCTGTTCGAATCTTCCCGGAAAAAGAAAATTCCTTCGTTTCCGGATGAAATCGGGGTCATCACTTCACCGACCGGAGCAGCGGTAAGGGATATTTTGACAACGATTAAACGCCGCTTTCCCATTTCAAAAGTAACCGTTTATCCTGTACTTGTTCAGGGGGCTGGAGCGGCTGCTTCTATTGCAAATGCAATTGAAAAGGCGAACAGAGGCTCTGCCAATGTCTTGATTGTTGGACGGGGCGGCGGATCCATTGAAGAACTTTGGGCTTTTAATGAAGAACTGGTAGCAAGGGCGATCTATCAATCCTCGATACCTGTTATTTCTGCTGTCGGACATGAGACTGATTTTACCATCGCCGATTTTGTAGCTGACTTAAGAGCGCCTACCCCGACTGCAGCTGCTGAATTGGCTGTTCCTCATATCGCTGAGCTCGAAGACAGGCTCGCTCAGCGCAAATTGAGGTTGACCCGTGCGATGGGTGACCAGATCTCACAAAATCGCCAGCAGCTGTCAAGGCTGCAAAAGTCATATGCCTTTCGCTATCCTGATCAGCTGATCAAGCAAAAAGAGGTTGAGCTCGACAGGGTGCTTGAAGCGATGACGAGAGAGATGCAGCGGAATATCGAGCGCCAGAAAAACAGGATCAGCCAGAATCAAAAACAGCTGTCCTATTTCTCACCTGGGGATCAGATCCTTAAATTGAAAGAGAAGCAGCTGAAGCTTAGGAAATCATTAATTCGATACATGGAACAGCAAGTAAAGGGCGGTCAGTCAGGCTTTCAAAGCAAACTTTCACGCTTGAATGCATTGAGTCCGCTGGCTGTTATGGAAAGGGGCTACAGTCTTGTATATACGGAAGACGAGCAGCTCGTAAAAAAAGTGAGCCAGGTGCAGCCTGGAGATACCATTAAGGTTCGCCTGCAGGATGGAAAACTGGATTGCCAGGTTTGGGGATTGGAGGAGAAGAACAATGGCTGA
- a CDS encoding Asp23/Gls24 family envelope stress response protein — MSELTFEMEEHQSDLGRVEISPEVIEVIASIAASDVEGVASMRGNFATGVAERFGKKSHSKGVKVELGEEGIAISVYVIMNYGVSIPEVAQSIQDHIRQGLKNMTALEASEINIFVVGVQFETKEKPLEAPEAY, encoded by the coding sequence ATGAGTGAGCTTACATTTGAGATGGAAGAACATCAATCTGACCTTGGACGAGTGGAAATATCTCCCGAAGTGATTGAAGTGATTGCCAGCATCGCTGCTTCTGATGTTGAAGGTGTTGCTTCAATGCGAGGCAACTTTGCGACAGGTGTAGCTGAGCGCTTCGGGAAAAAGTCTCATAGCAAAGGCGTAAAAGTTGAGCTGGGAGAAGAAGGAATTGCCATCAGTGTATATGTAATCATGAATTATGGTGTTTCTATACCTGAAGTGGCACAGAGTATCCAGGACCATATCCGGCAAGGACTCAAGAATATGACAGCCCTTGAGGCAAGTGAGATTAACATTTTTGTTGTCGGTGTCCAGTTTGAGACAAAAGAAAAGCCGCTGGAAGCGCCTGAAGCATACTGA
- the spoIIIAC gene encoding stage III sporulation protein AC: MGFDVNVVFQIAGLGIIVAMLHSVLKMVGKEDYANWVTLLGFIVALFIVISLLSDLFQKVKGVFLFQ, from the coding sequence ATGGGTTTTGACGTGAACGTCGTCTTTCAAATTGCTGGTCTTGGAATCATTGTGGCGATGCTGCACAGTGTTCTGAAGATGGTTGGAAAAGAAGATTATGCAAATTGGGTGACACTGCTTGGGTTCATCGTAGCGTTATTTATCGTTATTTCACTTTTAAGCGACCTGTTTCAAAAAGTGAAAGGCGTCTTTCTTTTTCAATAA